AACAAAATAAAAATGAGGGGTATTGCATTTTTTAAAATGGCTGAAACTCAATCAGAATCTCGCATTGAGACAACTTTACATACCGTTATATACCTTTAAATTTTTCTGTTTACCTACTTAATCTTCAAAAAGGTAAAAGTGCTGGTTATCGGGTAATTTATTTACTTGAATCAGAAACCAGCATTTTATTGTTAACCATTTACAGTAAATCTGAACAAGAAGATATTACAGATTATGAGATTAATTCTATTTAAGAGGAGTTTTATAGAGATGAATAAAAAACGCCAATAAGATAAAGATAATAAATGTTGGGTTTCCTTGCGTCAACCCAACCTACTAAAAGTTATCAAATATCTAATTCTATTTGATTAACTTTCACTTCTTTGTGTTTTTCTGCACTTTTAAGAACTTCATTAATTAAGGGAATATTTAACTTTTGTTTGTTTTCAATAATATCTTGAATTGTAATAATCTGAACTTTATCACAACTATGAGTCATGAATTTATTTTGATAAAAGCCAGCGGATTTGGCGGTTTTTAACATATCTTTTGTAGGATTTTCTAAGGTTATAAATATAGCTATACTGGCATTTTCTAGCGTCATTGTTCCTAGTAAATCCCGGATATCTCCTGATTTAACTTTACCAGATTTAACTTGAAAAATTACTTTCTCTAGTTCACCTTTATCACCATAAAATAAAACAGTTCCATCTACTCCTTTATCTGCTCCTTTTTTAGTGTTAATTATGGCTCGATTATTAGTATAAGTTAAAATTGCCCATTTTTCAAATTCTTTACGAGTGCGATCATCTGCTTTATTTGCTAATGCTATTGCACTTTCTATATCTTTAGGAATACCATGAAGTTTGATGGTATCTACAAAATCTTTACCAAAGCTGTCTTCTAATCTTTTTAAAATTAAACTAATACTTTGATAAGTAATATCAATTCCTATCCATTGTCGGTCTAATTTTTGGCAAACTGCAACAGTTGTACCACATCCACAATAAGCATCTAATATTATATCATTTTCATTAGAACTGGCTTTAATTATTCTTTCTAGTAATGATTCTGGTTTCTGTGTTGGATAACCTAAACGTTCTGGATCATTAGCATTTAATATATTAATTAACCACCAGTCTTCAGGTATTTTACCAAGAGGATGAGGTTTATAGACTTTATTAGTACCTTTATGTTTTCCCCACATTGCATCATCAGTTCGTCCAATTCCTTCCGCTTGATAGGGCATCCTAATTTTATCTGCATTGAAAATGTAATCTTTTGTTTTTGAATATCTAAAAATTACATCATGTCGTCTACCAAAATCCTTTTTAGGAGAACCTCCACCACGATAACACCAAATAAGTTCATTCAAAAAATCTCCACCCTGAGAACAAAAAACAGCATCTAATATTAACTTTAAATAGTGACTAGACGTAGGATCACAATGTAGATAAAAACTACCTGTAGGTTTCAAAACTCGATGAATTCCTGTTATTCTTAAAGTCATACTCACCAAATAAGCGAGTAAACTTCCCTTTCCTAAGACATTACTTAAACCTGAAATTAAACCAATACATTGTTGAGTAAATAAACCATGATAATTAGTAATAATTTCATCTATTCCCCGAATAGCGTGATCATCCCATTCCCAAGTATCAAT
The DNA window shown above is from Anabaena sp. WA102 and carries:
- a CDS encoding DNA methyltransferase, with the protein product MVNQLYYGDNLEVLRRYIKDESVDLCYIDPPFNSKRNYNQIYNNIGAEDKAQAQAFIDTWEWDDHAIRGIDEIITNYHGLFTQQCIGLISGLSNVLGKGSLLAYLVSMTLRITGIHRVLKPTGSFYLHCDPTSSHYLKLILDAVFCSQGGDFLNELIWCYRGGGSPKKDFGRRHDVIFRYSKTKDYIFNADKIRMPYQAEGIGRTDDAMWGKHKGTNKVYKPHPLGKIPEDWWLINILNANDPERLGYPTQKPESLLERIIKASSNENDIILDAYCGCGTTVAVCQKLDRQWIGIDITYQSISLILKRLEDSFGKDFVDTIKLHGIPKDIESAIALANKADDRTRKEFEKWAILTYTNNRAIINTKKGADKGVDGTVLFYGDKGELEKVIFQVKSGKVKSGDIRDLLGTMTLENASIAIFITLENPTKDMLKTAKSAGFYQNKFMTHSCDKVQIITIQDIIENKQKLNIPLINEVLKSAEKHKEVKVNQIELDI